The window GGAATGCACCTGGGAGCAACTCCTGGAACTTCTCCAGGAATGCTAACCACTCCTCCTCCCCCATGTCAGCCAGCTTCACAAAGTTCACATTTGCAGGCAGCTGTTCGTTGGCACTCCTACTATTACCAACCTGAGGCCTACTAGCACCACCACTATTTTTAATTTTACTACAAGTAAAATTAGCACTCGGAGCACCAACCAGGCATCGCTGACTCTTTCCAGCAAGAGCTATGCCCTTCAAAGATGTGGACAGCTTTGAAAAATGCGGATGCCATTCACAGGCAGATGGGCAGCAAGTGCTCTTCACATTGCTTTCTATGTGCTCATCATCTTCCTGCTCCTCCAAACTCTCCTCCAATCTTGACAGCGGGTTTTTGGAGCTTCTGCCTCTTTGTCCAAAAGCACAAGACGCTGGTGATTTTGGCATTGCCAGATCAGCTTCTTCATAGTCAATGTCAAACAGAGTCGCATCATCATCATTTGGATTGGCTACTGGAGAAAATACTATTCTTTCTGCTATCAACTGTCTTGCCTCAATGCACACAACTTCCAGTTCACTTGGCTCTTCTTCCATTCCTCTGAATTCCCTGCTCATCATCTCACCAATCTCTGCAAGGCAAAGCCCAAATGCAGCAGCTTCCTTGAGAAAAATAGTTGACAGGATCAAAACTCTAAGGCATGCTTCACGGATCATGGGCAGCTCCATACGAAGCATCTCAGAATCTTTGACCGGATCAAGGTCAGCAATATACTTGAGCTCATCCTCAGAGAAAGGGATTGATGCCTGTGGCCAGTGGATCCACTCAAAATACGGATCCTCTAAACTCTCTGGCAAGCAGAGACCATGATCGATTGGAACAAGTTCCGTCTGGGCCCCAACTCTACCAGTCACCCCTTCAAGTTTCCTTACCAAAAGGTTTCCACCGTGCCTGTCAGTATTAAAAATTCTAATATCAAGTATACCAATCCTGTGTATTGCCGCAACAGGAAAACTGGAGGTCCCATGATCACTAGCATCAAAGTCATGAGGAATAAACTGCTGAAAGGATGCTATCTTGCTGACAGCACTACGCTTCTTGTCAACAGCCTTCCCACTAGCATTGCAATTAACACCTTCGTTCACATGAAAAACTGAATGAGTGACCTTCACAAGGACTGTTGGGGGGACATTGGCAAAATGATCATAATCCAGGAGGTACGCAGCAACTTCCCTGAATCCAGTCTCGCCAACTCGGACAGACCTTTTCAGGCCCGGTCGCCCAAGGGCCTTCCCCGTGAAACCTTTAGGATTATTTGGTGCAAATGGTTCTTCATCTGTAGGCTTCACAATTGCAACACATTCGCCTCTGACATTCCTGAAGTAGTAGGCACCACCAAGCCCACTGTGAACTGGTATAGGTTCAACACCATTTCTAATAGCGTTCATGACATCCTTAACCAGCTGTCGGGTGCGAGAGCAGCGGCTTGAGCACACTAAAATTTCAATTGGACTGCTCCGATCCCTATGCTGAATGTCCTTTCCAGTGGGAGAGAGGCATGGTGTAGAGGAACTTCTGTGCAGGGCATTCCTGGTAAGAAGTAATGGGGAATCATTCCGGACAGCACTGAGATCATTTTTTAACACAAGATCACCAAAGGTGAGGGAGCTCTCCTCAGTAGGCACATTGAGAGCAATTTGCAACCTTCTTTTCACGGTGTGGGCATTATCTCCACGATCCAGTTCAATACCCAGTACACAGCCAGTTTCAGTTTGGACAAACACACGTCTCCGCCCACCTTGTTTTCCTTCGCTTTGGCTACTCCCATGGTAGTCACTGCTGGTGGTGCGACTTAAGATTGAAACTGCCATCTGGGTCTTAATGGGGCTGTCCAAGTTAGGAGACATGGAATATGCAGGATCTGCAGTTACCACAAACAGAGGTTGCACCAAAGaagatgcttttctttttcttcctcttcttctctcttgAGCACACGCCACACACAGAGGTTGACGCGATAGTAGAGAGAAGAAGATGTGATGCAGGATCGTTCATTAAGTAGGAAAGTATTACTGGACCGACAAACCATACATCAGAATTAGAAGGCAGTGCCAGTGTAGATAGAGATGCACGACCACCCTACATCGGAAAACCCACCTTAATTGGACATTACGCTCATGTGAAAAGTCAAGACCTGTCAAAAAGAGCATTCACATTATGGGTTCTAGGATAATAAAACTCGGTTAGCATAATTAAGCAATTGACTGCTTTGGACAATCCAAGCAAATCGTAGCATACATATTTtcgtgaaataactaaaaagaagttAAAGAAGACAAGGAAAAGACATGCACACCATATGAAGGCCAGAACAAAACTAACTTCATTTTTGTGGCATGAGTTCTTCATTTCCGTGGCATGACTCTACAAAAAATTAGAGAACAAAAACTGGATGTATAACCGATATTACAGAAACAACAAAGACACCGGAGGTCAACCAAGGACCAAATACGCAGCTGTTGatcacaagaaaagaaaagaaatgcatTTTACCATAGTAAAAAATCAACTTGAAATGTTCGCCATAAATCCTTTTCGTCTCCTTGACTCCTTCACTTATAGTCATAAAATGATGTGTTTAGTGTAGCAGCGACAAACACATTAGCCAAAACCAAATGTTTTGCAGATACGCTTATCCATGCCCCAAAATAGTGACGTCTCTAaacaaaaattatataataaatcaACGAAACAAGTGAGACATCAAAACACGTGAAATTAACAAATCAAATATCCAATACAGATCTATGCGTTTCTTCAGTTGTTGAAAGATAACAAGCAAGGGTTAGGAATATTCGCTTAACAATGAAAAGAGTGCAACTGCTTCACTGACAAACGCCACAAAGCTCTTCAAACCAAAACCGCGAAGAATCCTTGCTATTTTGTTCGCAAGAAAAGGTAGACCatcaaaaccaaagagaaatacTGAAGGAAGCGCTCGATCCAGCTTACTTTAACGTTTCTTTGCTCGAGAACCAAAGGATATGTTTCATGACGCATCCGCTGGCAAAGAATGTCGATCTAAGTAGAAATCGGCAGCATCTAACCAAATTAGACCAAACCCTAGTATTCCTACGTAGAGACCAACTCGACCCCTGAAAACCTATCATTGTGCCAAAAGAATCGGCAAAAAGCAACAAAATAAGCGAAACCCCAACGATCTGGCAAACCTCGCGAGATTACGAACGACCACGCGATAAGATCGCAGAAGAAGTCACCTAGAAACCAAGCGAGAGACCGATGTGTGGAGATCGCGCCTAGGTCTGCGCGAAGCAACTCACCGGCGGGGAGATCTCGCCGGAGAGAAGGCAGGCTCCAGCTCCACGGCGACCGACGACAGGAATCAGATCCGGGGGTCGACACCACGGCGGAGGAACAGCTCCTTCGCCCCCAACTCGTCCCTCACCCACTTGGCTTTTATTGAGAGCTGGTAATATGAGCCTCAGGCTCACACAGCTAAAACCCTTCTCTCGATTAAGGCTTTAAGCCGCGATTAATTGTATATCAATTGCACGAAACCGTAACTCTCTTTCCCAGCGTGCGGATCGGAAGCCTCTAGAAGGAGGGACAGGTTACGTCGAATCTGTTGGATTGACGGGTTAGAATGATCTGACGGATGGCATTGAGCCGCGTGGGTAGAAGGAATTGGATGCAATGCGGTTAGTTTACCGCCTTATCAGTGAGCTTTTTAATGCTCTGCCTCTGCGCACGCGCTCGAAGCGCACGGCAGGTCCTTACGCGCTGACATGGAGCCGAAACAGAGTCATGAGCGTAAGGGATCGCGTGGGAAACGTTTGTGGTTGGAAAAATTATCCGATAAATCCATCAGAAAAGTATAATAAAAGGACCAGGGGTGTGGGTCCCGCAACATCCAGATCGCCCGGAATGATTTTCCCGGGCGAGTTGCCTCAACTCGTACACCGCATGTTTCCATGGGTGACGCCTGCTGCTCCTATTTCCACTTATTGCTCTCGCTGGAACGAAGACATCGATGGGAGTTTATGGACCTTTAAATGGGGGAACGCACACGCATTCTTTCTGGTCGAAATTAAGAGGGACAGAAACCAGAAAGATTAAACCACTGTTTCAGATAAGAGCCTACTGAAAAAGCATCATTTCCTTGCTTATGAATGCCTCTCGAGTCCTCTTCGCAGTTGACTCCACACCATAGCCAATCTCAGGTTTAATAATCCATGAAGCTCTGAGTCAAAAATGATGGCAGATTGTCCTGACACTGGCGCCCATAGAAACTCGATTGCGTAGCGGTTGGGAAGGGAGGAGGCAGAGGCTCGCAAGTTGTTCGGCAGAGGAAGGTAGGTGATGTTGATATGACAGGAACATGTATCTAACTCATGAAGCTCTGTTCTATCTATTTGTGATGGGAATTAATTATTATCTTTTCTTTTGGCTTTGAGTTTGGTGAACCCTATGGCAACTGAAAGAGACAACTTTCTTTCGAGTCGGAGCAAATGCTTTGGGACAAGTTGGTTGTGGGAACAATATGTTGGACTATTAATCTCGAAGAAAACCTTGTCAATGTTTCAAAGaagtatcttttattttatttataaattgatagatagatagatagatagatagatagatagatagatagatatatgagATCCACTTCCCGACAAATTATCTTTTATTTCCGATGACTAGTGAGAGCTTATCGTAAACAAAGCGATGACATGAATAGCACAGTAGCCAAGTATGGGTAGGTGTACCTTTCACTTCTCGTGGAATCTCTTTCAGTGCATAATGTTTGTGGTTGTTGGTCCATGCTCATGAAGCTGAAACAGCTTTACAAGAACACAACAGTGGACTGAAACTGTGGCCAAGCAGCTGGGTGATGATAAAGGTCGATCGATCCATGCGTGCTGCAAAGCTTGCTGCCTTCCTCGGCAGACAACGATGCCAGTTGCAATGTCTTTGTGCCTGCCTGAGTTCTCTCACTGGAAAAGGGGAGCTAGAAACATGATCACGAAGCAGTATAAACTGATCCTTGTGCTACAAACATGTTGCTTGCCGACATCTGGATACATTTCCCACTGCCTCAACGACACTCCAGTCTTCTTCTATCCCAACTTGTTATTGCATGTGTCGGCTTAACTTGAAGTACTATGCTTCCTGTCTTGGCAGTGATAGGTGAAGTGATGGGCAGCAACAAGTGCCATAAGTTTTCGAGATCTCCTATGCCAATGTAGCTTCTACTGCTGCTATCTTTATGCTTACAAACTTGTGTTATGGATGGGTATGCTTGTAATTATTGGTACAATAATTGACAGCAAGTTTTGCTCCAAACAACAACATGAGACTGTGTTACATGCATGCAGCGACTCGTTCCCAATCAAAAGTTGTTGATTACAAGAATGATTCATCTCACATCACAAGGTAAAACTTGTGGAAACATCACAAGCTCAAGTGGAGAAAGTTTTCTTAAAGAGTGAATATCCTTACCATATATTAATGTTTCTGTTTACCCTCCATAACTATTTTTTGTTCATCTATAGTATTAAAAGAAACTAATATTTAGAGTGGTATAACACATAAGGCATGAAGTAGCTATATCTGTATAATCTTACTGTTAAAAATTGATTAGCTTTGTATTCATGTTGTTTCATAAGAAATTTGATATTGTCAATATTGATTCTCTAGAATGCTTTTCTCTTGTCAACTCATAATATTTCTTTGTGATAAGTTATTCTCTTCTATCCACTAACAATCAATCAAATGTTCCTCAATCTACAAGTGCATGCAACTTCTTCCTGCTTATTGCTTGGATATTCACAGAGGTACATAGCCAGCTCTCTCTTCC of the Musa acuminata AAA Group cultivar baxijiao chromosome BXJ2-10, Cavendish_Baxijiao_AAA, whole genome shotgun sequence genome contains:
- the LOC103969728 gene encoding phosphatidylinositol 4-kinase gamma 6, which translates into the protein MSPNLDSPIKTQMAVSILSRTTSSDYHGSSQSEGKQGGRRRVFVQTETGCVLGIELDRGDNAHTVKRRLQIALNVPTEESSLTFGDLVLKNDLSAVRNDSPLLLTRNALHRSSSTPCLSPTGKDIQHRDRSSPIEILVCSSRCSRTRQLVKDVMNAIRNGVEPIPVHSGLGGAYYFRNVRGECVAIVKPTDEEPFAPNNPKGFTGKALGRPGLKRSVRVGETGFREVAAYLLDYDHFANVPPTVLVKVTHSVFHVNEGVNCNASGKAVDKKRSAVSKIASFQQFIPHDFDASDHGTSSFPVAAIHRIGILDIRIFNTDRHGGNLLVRKLEGVTGRVGAQTELVPIDHGLCLPESLEDPYFEWIHWPQASIPFSEDELKYIADLDPVKDSEMLRMELPMIREACLRVLILSTIFLKEAAAFGLCLAEIGEMMSREFRGMEEEPSELEVVCIEARQLIAERIVFSPVANPNDDDATLFDIDYEEADLAMPKSPASCAFGQRGRSSKNPLSRLEESLEEQEDDEHIESNVKSTCCPSACEWHPHFSKLSTSLKGIALAGKSQRCLVGAPSANFTCSKIKNSGGASRPQVGNSRSANEQLPANVNFVKLADMGEEEWLAFLEKFQELLPGAFRSRKCGAAGQRQKQRLGTSCQF